The Camelina sativa cultivar DH55 chromosome 14, Cs, whole genome shotgun sequence genome includes a window with the following:
- the LOC104739089 gene encoding protein transport protein SEC23-like isoform X1 yields MSEMATMDPEGIDGVRMPWNFWPRTKVEASKCVIPVAACISPIRYHRDIQSVGYAPLRCRSCTAALNPFARVDFSAKIWICPICFQRNHFPPHYHVMSETNLPCELYPQYTTVEYTLPNPSQPTGVGNFDQSGAVSSQPSHSVFVFVLDTCMIEEEFEDAKSALKQAIGLLPENALVGFVSFGTQAHVHELGFSDLTKVYVFRGDKEISKDQILDQLGLGASGRRTPVGGFPMGRDSSGNSGVNRFLLPASECEFTVDSLLDELQTDQWPIQAGRRQSRCTGVALSVATGLLGACFPGTGARIVALIGGPCSEGPGTIVSKDLSEPLRSHKDLDKDAAPFYKKAEKFYDALANQLVNQGHVLDLFASALDQVGVAEMKAAVERTGGLVVLSESFGHSVFKDSFKRVFEDGEQSLGLCFNGTLEVICSKDVKIQGIIGPCASLQKKGPSVADTVIGEGNTTVWKMCGLDKSTCLTVFFDLSSSDQSSTPGGVNNQLYLQFLTSYQNPKGKPLQRVTTVTRQWVDTAISTEELVQGFDQETAAVVVARLASLKMETEEGFDATRWLDRNLIRLCSKFGDYRKDDPASFTLNPNFSLFPQFTFNLRRSQFVQVFNNSPDETAYNRMLLNRENISNAAVMIQPSLTTYSFNSLPQPALLDVASIGVDRILLLDSYISVVIFHGMSIAQWRNMGYQNHPDHQAFAQLLEAPQEDAQMIIRDRFPVPRLVVCDQHGSQARFLLAKLNPSATYNNASEMNEGSDIIFTDDVSLQVFFQHLQKLAVQS; encoded by the exons ATGTCAGAGATGGCGACTATGGATCCCGAAGGAATCGATGGAGTTCGTATGCCGTGGAACTTTTGGCCTCGTACCAAG GTTGAAGCAAGCAAGTGTGTGATCCCTGTCGCTGCTTGTATCTCTCCGATCCGTTACCACCGTGATATTCAATCTGTTGGTTATGCTCCTCTTCGTTGCCGCTCTTGTACCGCTGCTCTTAACCCTTTTGCCCGTGTTGATTTCTCCGCTAAGATCTGGATCTGCCCTATTTGTTTCCAGCGTAATCACTTCCCTCCTCACTACCATGTTATGTCTGAGACTAATCTCCCTTGTGAGCTGTATCCGCAGTACACTACGGTTGAATACACTCTGCCTAACCCTTCTCAGCCTACCGGTGTTGGGAATTTTGATCAGAGTGGTGCTGTTTCTTCACAGCCTTCGCATTccgtgtttgtttttgttttggatacGTGTATGATCgaggaggagtttgaggacgcGAAATCTGCGCTCAAGCAGGCGATCGGGTTGCTTCCGGAGAATGCTCTTGTTGGGTTTGTCTCGTTTGGGACGCAGGCGCATGTTCACGAGTTGGGGTTCTCTGATTTGACTAAAGTTTATGTCTTTAGGGGAGATAAGGAGATCTCCAAAGATCAGATTTTGGACCAGTTGGGGCTTGGTGCTTCTGGCAGGCGAACCCCTGTTGGTGGGTTTCCAATGGGGAGGGACAGTTCTGGCAATTCTGGTGTTAATAGATTCTTGCTGCCAGCGTCCGAGTGTGAATTCACCGTTGATTCG CTGTTGGATGAGCTACAGACGGATCAGTGGCCTATCCAGGCTGGACGTCGTCAGTCCCGGTGCACGGGAGTGGCTTTGAGTGTAGCCACTGGACTTCTTGGAGCTTGTTTTCCTGGAACTGGTGCTAGAATCGTTGCTTTAATTGGAGGACCATGTTCTGAGGGGCCAGGCACG ATTGTGTCAAAGGATCTATCAGAACCTTTGCGTTCACACAAAGATCTCGATAAAGATGCAGCTCCCTTTTATAAGAAAGCAGAGAAATTTTATGATGCTCTCGCTAACCAATTGGTTAACCAAGGACATGTTCTGGACCTTTTTGCATCCGCACTTGATCAG GTTGGTGTTGCTGAAATGAAAGCTGCGGTTGAAAGAACTGGAGGACTTGTTGTTTTATCAGAAAGTTTTGGCCATTCTGTATTCAAGGATTCCTTTAAGCGAGTATTTGAAGATGGCGAACAGTCTCTCGGCCTTTGTTTCAA TGGTACACTTGAGGTCATCTGTTCAAAGGACGTAAAAATCCAAGGGATTATTGGACCTTGCGCGTCATTGCAAAAG AAAGGCCCAAGCGTTGCTGATACAGTTATTGGGGAGGGGAATACTACAGTTTGGAAGATGTGTGGCCTCGACAAAAGTACTTGTTTGACAGTCTTCTTTGATCTTTCTTCTAGTGATCAATCAAGTACTCCTGGAGGTGTAAATAACCAGCTATATCTACAATTTTTGACAAG CTATCAAAATCCCAAAGGTAAACCACTACAGCGAGTTACTACTGTTACCAGACAATGGGTAGATACTGCTATTAGTACAGAG GAATTGGTGCAAGGTTTTGATCAAGAAACTGCTGCTGTGGTTGTGGCCAGATTAGCTTCCTTGAAAATGGAAACAGAG GAGGGTTTTGATGCTACGCGATGGCTGGACCGGAATCTTATTCGTCTTTGTTCTAAATTTGGTGATTACCGGAAGGATGATCCTGCTTCATTTACTCTAAATCCAAACTTTTCACTATTCCCTCAGTTTACATTTAATCTCCGACGGTCACAGTTTGTGCAG GTGTTCAACAATAGTCCAGACGAAACTGCCTACAACCGCATGCTATTGaaccgagaaaatatttcaaacgCAGCTGTTATGATTCAGCCATCTCTAACAACTTATTCGTTTAACTCACTCCCTCAACCTGCATTGTTGGATGTTGCTTCCATTGGTGTAGACCGTATCCTCCTGTTGGATTCTTACATTAGTGTCGTTATTTTCCATGGAATGAGTATTGCACAGTGGCGCAACATGGGCTATCAAAATCATCCCGACCACCAG GCATTTGCACAACTTTTGGAAGCCCCTCAAGAAGATGCTCAGATGATCATCCGTGACCGTTTCCCTGTACCGAGATTAGTTGTATGTGATCAACATGGATCCCAG GCAAGGTTTCTGTTAGCGAAGTTAAATCCGTCAGCTACATACAACAATGCGAGCGAGATGAATGAAGGTTCCGATATAATCTTCACGGATGATGTTAGTCTTCAAGTCTTCTTCCAACATCTTCAGAAGTTGGCTGTTCAATCTTAA
- the LOC104739089 gene encoding protein transport protein SEC23-like isoform X2 encodes MIEEEFEDAKSALKQAIGLLPENALVGFVSFGTQAHVHELGFSDLTKVYVFRGDKEISKDQILDQLGLGASGRRTPVGGFPMGRDSSGNSGVNRFLLPASECEFTVDSLLDELQTDQWPIQAGRRQSRCTGVALSVATGLLGACFPGTGARIVALIGGPCSEGPGTIVSKDLSEPLRSHKDLDKDAAPFYKKAEKFYDALANQLVNQGHVLDLFASALDQVGVAEMKAAVERTGGLVVLSESFGHSVFKDSFKRVFEDGEQSLGLCFNGTLEVICSKDVKIQGIIGPCASLQKKGPSVADTVIGEGNTTVWKMCGLDKSTCLTVFFDLSSSDQSSTPGGVNNQLYLQFLTSYQNPKGKPLQRVTTVTRQWVDTAISTEELVQGFDQETAAVVVARLASLKMETEEGFDATRWLDRNLIRLCSKFGDYRKDDPASFTLNPNFSLFPQFTFNLRRSQFVQVFNNSPDETAYNRMLLNRENISNAAVMIQPSLTTYSFNSLPQPALLDVASIGVDRILLLDSYISVVIFHGMSIAQWRNMGYQNHPDHQAFAQLLEAPQEDAQMIIRDRFPVPRLVVCDQHGSQARFLLAKLNPSATYNNASEMNEGSDIIFTDDVSLQVFFQHLQKLAVQS; translated from the exons ATGATCgaggaggagtttgaggacgcGAAATCTGCGCTCAAGCAGGCGATCGGGTTGCTTCCGGAGAATGCTCTTGTTGGGTTTGTCTCGTTTGGGACGCAGGCGCATGTTCACGAGTTGGGGTTCTCTGATTTGACTAAAGTTTATGTCTTTAGGGGAGATAAGGAGATCTCCAAAGATCAGATTTTGGACCAGTTGGGGCTTGGTGCTTCTGGCAGGCGAACCCCTGTTGGTGGGTTTCCAATGGGGAGGGACAGTTCTGGCAATTCTGGTGTTAATAGATTCTTGCTGCCAGCGTCCGAGTGTGAATTCACCGTTGATTCG CTGTTGGATGAGCTACAGACGGATCAGTGGCCTATCCAGGCTGGACGTCGTCAGTCCCGGTGCACGGGAGTGGCTTTGAGTGTAGCCACTGGACTTCTTGGAGCTTGTTTTCCTGGAACTGGTGCTAGAATCGTTGCTTTAATTGGAGGACCATGTTCTGAGGGGCCAGGCACG ATTGTGTCAAAGGATCTATCAGAACCTTTGCGTTCACACAAAGATCTCGATAAAGATGCAGCTCCCTTTTATAAGAAAGCAGAGAAATTTTATGATGCTCTCGCTAACCAATTGGTTAACCAAGGACATGTTCTGGACCTTTTTGCATCCGCACTTGATCAG GTTGGTGTTGCTGAAATGAAAGCTGCGGTTGAAAGAACTGGAGGACTTGTTGTTTTATCAGAAAGTTTTGGCCATTCTGTATTCAAGGATTCCTTTAAGCGAGTATTTGAAGATGGCGAACAGTCTCTCGGCCTTTGTTTCAA TGGTACACTTGAGGTCATCTGTTCAAAGGACGTAAAAATCCAAGGGATTATTGGACCTTGCGCGTCATTGCAAAAG AAAGGCCCAAGCGTTGCTGATACAGTTATTGGGGAGGGGAATACTACAGTTTGGAAGATGTGTGGCCTCGACAAAAGTACTTGTTTGACAGTCTTCTTTGATCTTTCTTCTAGTGATCAATCAAGTACTCCTGGAGGTGTAAATAACCAGCTATATCTACAATTTTTGACAAG CTATCAAAATCCCAAAGGTAAACCACTACAGCGAGTTACTACTGTTACCAGACAATGGGTAGATACTGCTATTAGTACAGAG GAATTGGTGCAAGGTTTTGATCAAGAAACTGCTGCTGTGGTTGTGGCCAGATTAGCTTCCTTGAAAATGGAAACAGAG GAGGGTTTTGATGCTACGCGATGGCTGGACCGGAATCTTATTCGTCTTTGTTCTAAATTTGGTGATTACCGGAAGGATGATCCTGCTTCATTTACTCTAAATCCAAACTTTTCACTATTCCCTCAGTTTACATTTAATCTCCGACGGTCACAGTTTGTGCAG GTGTTCAACAATAGTCCAGACGAAACTGCCTACAACCGCATGCTATTGaaccgagaaaatatttcaaacgCAGCTGTTATGATTCAGCCATCTCTAACAACTTATTCGTTTAACTCACTCCCTCAACCTGCATTGTTGGATGTTGCTTCCATTGGTGTAGACCGTATCCTCCTGTTGGATTCTTACATTAGTGTCGTTATTTTCCATGGAATGAGTATTGCACAGTGGCGCAACATGGGCTATCAAAATCATCCCGACCACCAG GCATTTGCACAACTTTTGGAAGCCCCTCAAGAAGATGCTCAGATGATCATCCGTGACCGTTTCCCTGTACCGAGATTAGTTGTATGTGATCAACATGGATCCCAG GCAAGGTTTCTGTTAGCGAAGTTAAATCCGTCAGCTACATACAACAATGCGAGCGAGATGAATGAAGGTTCCGATATAATCTTCACGGATGATGTTAGTCTTCAAGTCTTCTTCCAACATCTTCAGAAGTTGGCTGTTCAATCTTAA
- the LOC104739091 gene encoding uncharacterized protein LOC104739091 isoform X2, producing MSQLLFRLSKLSSRKDVLIHKSVRLFSTSPYLTLGSIGEDLPGEGGGYIGDILLFDPAKEELVTVRDKTIPEDLVNSRLVGASHGWTFFSDRCNHNSVRICDLFNPLASKSKTKIIPLPLLTTMIYGQTKVVWNVAMSSSSPHQDNEEEDCVVAINFLGNQLSLCRPGRDLGWTNKQIPFVCSENSNLMYSKRDQRFYLPAPGGNYLCSWDLHFDSDPKFNELVFLNLPELPQFGWELLNSCFKEDHWVESPSGQSFLIKWYSNVPSKRHKDPILMVFTEEEDTKEGTRNMCCLLLEVFI from the exons ATGTCTCAGCTTCTCTTCCGTCTCTCCAAACTCTCTTCCCGGAAGGATGTGCTT ATACACAAGAGCGTTCGCTTGTTTTCAACCAGCCCGTATTTGACACTTGGCAGCATTGGTGAAGACTTGCCAGGAGAAGGCGGCGGCTACATCGGGGATATCCTCTTGTTCGATCCTGCCAAGGAAGAGTTAGTCACAGTCCGGGACAAAACAATACCGGAAGATCTCGTTAACTCGAGACTGGTCGGAGCTTCACATGGATGGACATTTTTCTCTGACCGATGCAATCATAACTCTGTACGTATCTGCGACCTTTTCAATCCCCTGGCTTCCAAATCAAAGACCAAGATTATTCCTCTGCCTCTGCTTACTACTATGATCTATGGCCAAACAAAAGTGGTCTGGAACGTGGCAatgtcttcatcttctcctcacCAAGACAACGAGGAAGAAGACTGTGTAGTGGCTATCAATTTCTTGGGTAACCAATTGAGTCTGTGCAGGCCCGGTCGTGACCTCGGTTGGACTAACAAACAAATCCCTTTCGTCTGCTCTGAAAACTCAAATCTCATGTATTCAAAGAGAGATCAACGTTTCTATTTGCCTGCTCCTGGAGGCAACTACCTGTGCTCTTGGGATCTCCACTTCGATAGCGATCCTAAGTTCAATGAGTTGGTGTTTCTGAACCTCCCTGAGCTGCCACAGTTCGGGTGGGAGCTGCTGAATTCTTGTTTTAAGGAGGACCATTGGGTGGAGTCACCTTCTGGCCAAAGTTTCTTAATCAAATG GTACTCTAACGTCCCTTCTAAACGACACAAAGATCCGATACTGATGGTGtttacagaggaagaagacacaAAAGAGGGAACAAGGAACATGTGTTGTCTCTTGCTTGAAGTCTTCATATGA
- the LOC104739091 gene encoding uncharacterized protein LOC104739091 isoform X3, which produces MSQLLFRLSKLSSRKDVLIHKSVRLFSTSPYLTLGSIGEDLPGEGGGYIGDILLFDPAKEELVTVRDKTIPEDLVNSRLVGASHGWTFFSDRCNHNSVRICDLFNPLASKSKTKIIPLPLLTTMIYGQTKVVWNVAMSSSSPHQDNEEEDCVVAINFLGNQLSLCRPGRDLGWTNKQIPFVCSENSNLMYSKRDQRFYLPAPGGNYLCSWDLHFDSDPKFNELVFLNLPELPQFGWELLNSCFKEDHWVESPSGQSFLIKW; this is translated from the exons ATGTCTCAGCTTCTCTTCCGTCTCTCCAAACTCTCTTCCCGGAAGGATGTGCTT ATACACAAGAGCGTTCGCTTGTTTTCAACCAGCCCGTATTTGACACTTGGCAGCATTGGTGAAGACTTGCCAGGAGAAGGCGGCGGCTACATCGGGGATATCCTCTTGTTCGATCCTGCCAAGGAAGAGTTAGTCACAGTCCGGGACAAAACAATACCGGAAGATCTCGTTAACTCGAGACTGGTCGGAGCTTCACATGGATGGACATTTTTCTCTGACCGATGCAATCATAACTCTGTACGTATCTGCGACCTTTTCAATCCCCTGGCTTCCAAATCAAAGACCAAGATTATTCCTCTGCCTCTGCTTACTACTATGATCTATGGCCAAACAAAAGTGGTCTGGAACGTGGCAatgtcttcatcttctcctcacCAAGACAACGAGGAAGAAGACTGTGTAGTGGCTATCAATTTCTTGGGTAACCAATTGAGTCTGTGCAGGCCCGGTCGTGACCTCGGTTGGACTAACAAACAAATCCCTTTCGTCTGCTCTGAAAACTCAAATCTCATGTATTCAAAGAGAGATCAACGTTTCTATTTGCCTGCTCCTGGAGGCAACTACCTGTGCTCTTGGGATCTCCACTTCGATAGCGATCCTAAGTTCAATGAGTTGGTGTTTCTGAACCTCCCTGAGCTGCCACAGTTCGGGTGGGAGCTGCTGAATTCTTGTTTTAAGGAGGACCATTGGGTGGAGTCACCTTCTGGCCAAAGTTTCTTAATCAAATGGTAA
- the LOC104739091 gene encoding uncharacterized protein LOC104739091 isoform X1 yields MSQLLFRLSKLSSRKDVLQIHKSVRLFSTSPYLTLGSIGEDLPGEGGGYIGDILLFDPAKEELVTVRDKTIPEDLVNSRLVGASHGWTFFSDRCNHNSVRICDLFNPLASKSKTKIIPLPLLTTMIYGQTKVVWNVAMSSSSPHQDNEEEDCVVAINFLGNQLSLCRPGRDLGWTNKQIPFVCSENSNLMYSKRDQRFYLPAPGGNYLCSWDLHFDSDPKFNELVFLNLPELPQFGWELLNSCFKEDHWVESPSGQSFLIKWYSNVPSKRHKDPILMVFTEEEDTKEGTRNMCCLLLEVFI; encoded by the exons ATGTCTCAGCTTCTCTTCCGTCTCTCCAAACTCTCTTCCCGGAAGGATGTGCTT CAGATACACAAGAGCGTTCGCTTGTTTTCAACCAGCCCGTATTTGACACTTGGCAGCATTGGTGAAGACTTGCCAGGAGAAGGCGGCGGCTACATCGGGGATATCCTCTTGTTCGATCCTGCCAAGGAAGAGTTAGTCACAGTCCGGGACAAAACAATACCGGAAGATCTCGTTAACTCGAGACTGGTCGGAGCTTCACATGGATGGACATTTTTCTCTGACCGATGCAATCATAACTCTGTACGTATCTGCGACCTTTTCAATCCCCTGGCTTCCAAATCAAAGACCAAGATTATTCCTCTGCCTCTGCTTACTACTATGATCTATGGCCAAACAAAAGTGGTCTGGAACGTGGCAatgtcttcatcttctcctcacCAAGACAACGAGGAAGAAGACTGTGTAGTGGCTATCAATTTCTTGGGTAACCAATTGAGTCTGTGCAGGCCCGGTCGTGACCTCGGTTGGACTAACAAACAAATCCCTTTCGTCTGCTCTGAAAACTCAAATCTCATGTATTCAAAGAGAGATCAACGTTTCTATTTGCCTGCTCCTGGAGGCAACTACCTGTGCTCTTGGGATCTCCACTTCGATAGCGATCCTAAGTTCAATGAGTTGGTGTTTCTGAACCTCCCTGAGCTGCCACAGTTCGGGTGGGAGCTGCTGAATTCTTGTTTTAAGGAGGACCATTGGGTGGAGTCACCTTCTGGCCAAAGTTTCTTAATCAAATG GTACTCTAACGTCCCTTCTAAACGACACAAAGATCCGATACTGATGGTGtttacagaggaagaagacacaAAAGAGGGAACAAGGAACATGTGTTGTCTCTTGCTTGAAGTCTTCATATGA
- the LOC104739092 gene encoding UDP-glycosyltransferase 75B1-like: protein MAPPHFLLVTFPAQGHVNPSLRFARRLIKTTGARVTFVTCFSFFHRSMIPNHKKVDNLSFLTFSDGFDDGGISTSDDSQKRSVNLTVNGDKALSDFIEANRNGDSPVTCLIYTILLNWAPKVARRYQLPCALLWIQPALVFDIYYNHFMGNKSAFELPNLSSLEIRDLPSFLTPSNTNKAAYGSFQEMMESLKEETNPKILINTFDSLEPEALTAYPNIEMVAVGPLLPTEVFSGSTTKSVKDQSSSSYTLWLDSKTESSVIYVSFGTMVELSKKQKEELARALIEGKRPFLWVITDKPNRETKAEGEDETEVEKIAAFRDELEEVGMIVSWCSQIEVLRHRSVGCFVTHCGWNSTLESLVLGVPVVAFPMWSDQPTNAKLLEESWMTGVRVRENSEGLVERGEIKRCLEAVMKEKSVELRENAEKWKRLATEAGGEGGSSDKNMEAFVEEICGNSVVQKLSCVK, encoded by the coding sequence atgGCGCCACCGCATTTTCTACTGGTAACGTTTCCGGCACAAGGTCACGTGAACCCATCTCTCCGTTTTGCTCGTCGGCTCATCAAAACAACCGGCGCACGTGTCACTTTCGTCACttgtttctccttcttccacCGGTCTATGATCCCAAACCACAAAAAGGTGGACAACCTCTCTTTCCTTACTTTCTCCGACGGTTTCGACGACGGAGGCATTTCAACCTCAGACGACAGTCAAAAGCGGTCGGTGAATCTCACGGTTAACGGTGATAAGGCTCTATCTGACTTTATCGAAGCTAACCGGAACGGAGACTCTCCGGTAACTTGCTTGATCTACACGATTCTTCTCAATTGGGCTCCAAAAGTAGCACGAAGATATCAACTTCCTTGTGCTCTTCTCTGGATCCAACCCGCTTTGGTTTTCGACATCTATTACAACCACTTCATGGGAAACAAGTCTGCTTTCGAGTTACcgaatctttcttctctggaGATCCGAGATCTTCCTTCTTTCCTCACACCTtccaacacaaacaaagcaGCATACGGATCGTTTCAAGAAATGATGGAGTCTctcaaagaagaaaccaacccCAAAATTCTCATCAACACTTTCGATTCGCTGGAGCCAGAGGCCTTAACGGCTTACCCTAACATCGAAATGGTAGCGGTTGGTCCTTTACTTCCCACGGAGGTTTTCTCAGGAAGCACCACCAAGTCAGTTAAAGATCAAAGTAGTAGTAGTTATACACTTTGGCTAGACTCGAAAACAGAGTCCTCTgttatttatgtttcttttggaACAATGGTTGAGTTGTCCAAGAAACAGAAAGAGGAGCTGGCTAGAGCACTCATTGAAGGGAAACGACCTTTTCTGTGGGTTATAACTGATAAACCCAACAGAGAAACGAAAGCAGAAGGTGAAGACGAGACAGAGGTTGAGAAGATAGCTGCTTTCAGAGACGAGCTCGAAGAGGTTGGGATGATTGTATCGTGGTGTTCGCAGATAGAGGTTTTACGACACCGATCCGTAGGTTGTTTTGTGACTCATTGTGGTTGGAACTCTACGTTGGAGAGTTTGGTTCTTGGAGTTCCGGTGGTGGCATTCCCGATGTGGTCAGATCAGCCGACGAACGCAAAGCTACTGGAGGAATCATGGATGACAGGTGTGAGGGTAAGAGAGAACTCGGAAGGTTTGGTGGAGAGAGGAGAGATAAAGAGGTGTTTGGAAGCAGTGATGAAGGAGAAGTCGGTGGAGCTGAGGGAAAACGCAGAGAAATGGAAGCGTTTGGCGACTGAAGCGGGTGGAGAAGGAGGGTCTTCGGATAAGAACATGGAAGCTTTTGTGGAGGAGATTTGTGGAAACTCTGTTGTTCAAAAGTTAAGTTGTGTGAAGTGA